Proteins encoded within one genomic window of Halorussus salilacus:
- a CDS encoding outer membrane protein assembly factor BamB family protein: MRRSPTRREFLGTLGAGSLAPASVGNVSLDNATDPLRSHPFAPEPSVEWSRELTDGRVQPLELADGRLYVRTLRSIRALSPDGSERWRVETGDGQPDVVVGPDSAYPELDSTLYVTGDETVRSLDPDDGDTGWRYDTEEWTSIWGVTPELVLVRDGGVTALSRADGAVRWRYDFDGHAWLRPQYRDGRLYVGTSEAELHALDARDGSVRWRVDRSTGEGIETETPSLLVAAVADGRVLAWNEDDGTATAFDTADGTERWQFRTDEAPTGFPGTAADGTVYLNDSGTIRALDAGDGRERWYADLGAESEWKPTLLGKGVYVGTEDGLVAFDPDGRERWRVDDGTLAPLELVDGALVTATPDGTMYGLGVDDGAVRWRFELPGDLGWIPVASEGRVYVGTDSGRMVALSDPGPTPVYDAYRAATSTAGLAVGGLLGGALAVGAYRYRNRDDADSASDPALPSEPPVFEDYELLGTLAETEVAEVHRARAPGGTEVAVERVADALDRDAFAEALVTWADLDHEGVLDVRAWDADPVPWVATELPDATLADRAGDLTPRELARAVADAAETVHRAHREGVVHGRLAPESVWLAGGEVRVGDWELAAELRGEFDESDTDRLAAMVRDLLADEHVTENVDEVLSRALADDPADRYDSALKFADALRWVARTEK; the protein is encoded by the coding sequence ATGCGGCGGTCCCCGACGAGACGTGAGTTCCTCGGCACCCTCGGAGCGGGAAGCCTCGCGCCCGCGAGCGTCGGGAACGTCTCGCTGGACAATGCGACCGACCCGCTCCGGTCCCACCCCTTCGCTCCCGAACCCTCGGTCGAGTGGTCGCGCGAACTCACCGACGGACGGGTCCAGCCCCTCGAACTGGCCGACGGACGGCTCTACGTCCGGACGCTGCGCTCGATTCGGGCGCTCTCGCCCGACGGCTCCGAGCGCTGGCGGGTCGAGACCGGCGACGGCCAACCCGACGTGGTGGTCGGTCCCGACTCGGCGTATCCGGAACTCGACTCGACGCTGTACGTGACCGGAGACGAGACGGTCCGCTCGCTCGACCCCGACGACGGCGACACCGGATGGCGGTACGACACCGAGGAGTGGACCTCGATATGGGGCGTGACCCCCGAACTCGTCCTCGTGCGCGACGGGGGAGTCACCGCCCTCTCGCGGGCCGACGGAGCGGTCCGGTGGCGGTACGACTTCGACGGACACGCGTGGCTCCGGCCGCAGTACCGCGACGGACGGCTCTACGTCGGGACGTCCGAGGCCGAACTCCACGCGCTCGACGCCCGCGACGGGTCGGTCCGGTGGCGGGTCGACCGCTCGACCGGGGAGGGTATCGAGACGGAGACGCCGAGCCTGCTCGTCGCGGCGGTCGCCGACGGCCGCGTGCTCGCGTGGAACGAAGACGACGGCACGGCGACGGCGTTCGACACCGCCGACGGGACCGAACGCTGGCAGTTCCGAACGGACGAGGCCCCGACGGGGTTCCCCGGGACTGCCGCCGACGGGACCGTCTACCTCAACGACTCGGGCACGATTCGCGCGCTCGACGCCGGAGACGGTCGCGAGCGCTGGTATGCAGACCTCGGGGCGGAGTCGGAGTGGAAACCCACGCTACTCGGCAAGGGCGTCTACGTCGGGACCGAAGACGGACTCGTGGCGTTCGACCCGGACGGTCGCGAGCGCTGGCGGGTCGACGACGGAACGCTGGCTCCCCTCGAACTCGTCGACGGCGCGCTCGTCACGGCGACCCCGGACGGAACGATGTACGGTCTCGGCGTCGACGACGGAGCGGTCCGGTGGCGCTTCGAGTTGCCCGGCGACCTCGGGTGGATACCGGTCGCGTCCGAGGGGCGCGTCTACGTCGGCACCGATTCGGGGCGGATGGTCGCGCTCTCGGACCCCGGTCCGACGCCCGTCTACGACGCCTACCGGGCCGCCACCTCGACCGCGGGCCTCGCGGTCGGCGGCCTGCTCGGCGGCGCGCTGGCGGTCGGCGCGTATCGCTACCGAAATCGCGACGACGCCGACTCCGCCTCCGACCCCGCCCTTCCGTCCGAACCGCCCGTCTTCGAGGACTACGAACTCCTCGGAACGCTCGCCGAGACCGAGGTCGCGGAGGTCCACCGGGCCCGCGCGCCGGGCGGGACCGAGGTCGCGGTCGAGCGCGTCGCCGACGCGCTCGACCGCGACGCCTTCGCCGAGGCGCTCGTAACGTGGGCCGACCTCGACCACGAGGGCGTCCTCGACGTTCGGGCGTGGGACGCCGACCCGGTGCCGTGGGTCGCGACCGAACTCCCGGACGCGACGCTCGCCGACCGCGCGGGCGACCTGACTCCGCGCGAACTCGCCCGCGCGGTCGCCGACGCCGCCGAGACGGTCCACCGCGCCCACCGCGAGGGCGTGGTCCACGGCCGACTCGCGCCCGAGAGCGTCTGGCTCGCGGGCGGCGAGGTCCGAGTCGGCGACTGGGAACTGGCGGCCGAACTCCGCGGGGAGTTCGACGAGTCGGACACCGACCGGCTCGCCGCGATGGTCCGCGACCTGCTCGCCGACGAGCATGTGACCGAGAACGTGGATGAGGTCCTCTCGCGCGCGCTCGCCGACGACCCCGCCGACCGCTACGACTCGGCGCTCAAGTTCGCCGACGCGCTCCGGTGGGTAGCGAGGACGGAGAAATAA
- a CDS encoding outer membrane protein assembly factor BamB family protein, which translates to MRPFVSRPKTDWSVETGGTTHLRTVVDGELYVAGEQSLSALSASDGTRRWELETRIENPFVTEQMIGESVLSVSDAQSVSVYQRGNTEQKFEISLDGEHSASNPVVRDGRLYIVNGDLSTTSAESGETLWSFDPSLSLTENLLVRSKSVYVGGSEGTVHAVSVADGNERWRVRVPGDDVESSYSRIRPLERLSRDDASSDSRRERMVYLWAQREGVLHAVSESAATAAWSFSFDHDYFSFPGVVSEQGIYAVDGTDVLALSPEDGSERWRFSANEPLRWYFWVSQDTAYVHTEDTLHAIDISDGQRRWHSKIEKETVMTVPEHGVSTTRRDDSPTRVTALSPRTGDVRWAFDNDRTLTSRLVSGGTVYVADQAGTVWSLSHPPSYGTMAKRTARRFGPPLVVSGLLGIGLLFGANQYLRSDDSDVRTIDEFERVETLDYSGPATVEMARDSENEIIMLRRYPDDPEIATVIERWANLDIDGVHPVLDYGFEPVPWVVTPVAETILDFSEHQSVEETTKHIASGAEIVHRAHRRGLVHGHLVGENVLFADGDVKISEWGTYATVTGTERTASDDVYDLAVLAYRLLCGRAPSEDAVAPSKVNEHVTENVDEVLSRALADDPADRYDSALKFADALRWAVRE; encoded by the coding sequence ATGCGGCCGTTCGTCTCCCGTCCTAAAACAGACTGGTCGGTGGAAACCGGCGGTACGACACATCTCCGCACAGTTGTCGACGGCGAGTTGTACGTCGCCGGAGAACAATCCCTTTCGGCCCTCTCGGCGTCTGATGGGACGAGACGATGGGAACTCGAAACTCGGATAGAAAACCCGTTCGTGACCGAACAGATGATCGGCGAATCTGTCCTTTCCGTATCCGACGCACAGAGCGTCTCCGTGTATCAACGGGGGAACACAGAGCAGAAGTTCGAAATCTCACTGGATGGCGAACATAGTGCGTCCAATCCCGTCGTTCGAGATGGTCGCCTATACATCGTCAATGGTGATTTGTCCACGACGTCGGCCGAGAGTGGAGAGACACTTTGGTCATTTGACCCATCTCTCTCACTCACGGAGAACTTGCTCGTGCGGTCCAAATCGGTCTACGTTGGCGGATCGGAGGGAACAGTTCACGCAGTGTCAGTCGCCGATGGAAACGAACGATGGCGGGTCAGAGTCCCCGGAGACGACGTCGAGAGCTCCTATTCTCGAATCCGACCTCTCGAACGCCTCTCACGAGACGACGCGTCTTCTGACAGTCGAAGAGAAAGGATGGTTTATCTTTGGGCCCAAAGAGAGGGCGTTCTGCACGCCGTTTCGGAATCGGCGGCGACTGCTGCGTGGAGCTTCTCCTTCGATCACGACTACTTTTCGTTCCCCGGCGTCGTTTCGGAACAGGGAATATATGCAGTCGATGGGACAGACGTACTCGCCCTCTCTCCCGAGGATGGCTCCGAGCGATGGCGATTCTCGGCGAACGAACCGCTCCGATGGTACTTCTGGGTTTCTCAGGACACGGCATACGTTCACACAGAAGACACCCTACACGCTATCGATATTTCGGACGGCCAGCGTCGGTGGCACTCGAAAATCGAGAAAGAGACCGTGATGACCGTTCCCGAACATGGCGTGTCTACGACTAGACGAGACGATTCTCCAACTCGAGTAACCGCGCTTTCACCTCGAACGGGGGACGTTCGATGGGCATTCGACAATGACCGTACGTTAACCTCGCGTCTCGTTTCCGGGGGTACGGTGTACGTCGCCGATCAGGCTGGCACGGTGTGGTCACTCTCGCATCCACCGTCGTACGGGACGATGGCGAAACGAACCGCTCGGCGTTTTGGGCCGCCACTCGTTGTGAGCGGCCTGCTCGGAATCGGACTGCTATTCGGAGCGAACCAGTACCTCCGCTCCGACGACTCGGACGTTCGAACAATCGACGAGTTTGAGCGCGTTGAGACACTCGACTACTCCGGGCCTGCAACGGTTGAGATGGCTCGGGACTCGGAGAACGAAATCATCATGCTTCGACGGTATCCGGACGACCCTGAAATCGCTACGGTCATCGAACGGTGGGCGAACCTCGATATCGATGGCGTCCATCCGGTTCTCGATTACGGCTTCGAACCGGTTCCGTGGGTGGTAACGCCCGTAGCCGAGACCATCCTTGATTTCTCCGAGCATCAGTCAGTTGAAGAAACGACGAAGCACATAGCTTCAGGTGCCGAGATCGTCCACCGAGCACACAGACGCGGTCTCGTACACGGACACCTCGTGGGTGAAAACGTACTCTTTGCCGACGGAGACGTCAAAATCAGTGAGTGGGGTACGTACGCTACCGTTACGGGGACCGAACGGACCGCGTCCGACGACGTTTACGACCTCGCTGTGCTCGCGTATCGGCTCCTCTGCGGACGCGCTCCATCCGAAGATGCTGTGGCTCCCTCGAAAGTGAACGAGCATGTGACCGAGAACGTGGATGAGGTCCTCTCGCGCGCGCTCGCCGACGACCCCGCCGACCGCTACGACTCGGCGCTCAAGTTCGCCGACGCGCTCCGGTGGGCGGTCCGCGAGTAG
- the argS gene encoding arginine--tRNA ligase, giving the protein MYLQFRDEVEAAVASALESLDLPTDDLGIEDPPEGVDAVLASSAAFRLAGEVGAAPPEVAGQIADEIDAGEYDLLAAALAQGPYVNFLPSEAYYEATVESAQSPEFGRLEPTGESVVVEHTSANPTGPVHVGRARNPIVGDAVARVLDFAGNEVERHYYVNDAGRQMAVFTWAYETFDEDDLPDPERDKPDYDLVRYYRKGNEVLEEGDPDEVEDAEAEIQAIMQGLEEGDEETYDRVQEVVDTVLGGMRETLSRLPAEFDEFVKETRFLRDGSADDVVERLKALDQAVYEEEAWQLELDEFDIENNFVFLRSDGTTLYTTRDIAHHEWKFENFDRAITVIGEDHQLTFEQLRRTLELLGHDTDRLDQLFYSWVNLPGGEGMSTRAGTGIDLDDLLDEAIDRAREEVETRMDDRIRDDDLTDDDVERIARQVGIGAVRYDIVAKQPTKAITFEWDRALDFEAQSAPYVQYVHARCCGILEEAGIDPSEASASLGEFDASLLETDAERELVEVVARFPAVIEEAAADLEPHVVATYTREFAETFNAFYRECPVLADDVDDDLREARLALVAASKHAVGNALGVLGVAAPRSM; this is encoded by the coding sequence ATGTATCTCCAGTTCCGGGACGAGGTGGAGGCCGCCGTCGCCTCCGCGCTCGAATCGCTCGACCTCCCGACCGACGACCTCGGCATCGAGGACCCGCCCGAGGGCGTTGACGCCGTCCTCGCGTCCAGCGCGGCGTTCCGACTCGCGGGCGAGGTCGGCGCGGCCCCGCCGGAGGTCGCGGGCCAAATCGCAGACGAGATAGACGCGGGCGAGTACGACCTCCTCGCGGCCGCCCTCGCGCAGGGGCCGTACGTCAACTTCCTGCCGAGCGAGGCCTACTACGAGGCGACGGTCGAGTCGGCCCAGTCGCCCGAGTTCGGTCGCCTCGAACCCACCGGCGAGTCGGTCGTGGTCGAACACACCTCCGCGAACCCGACGGGCCCGGTCCACGTCGGCCGGGCGCGCAACCCCATCGTCGGCGACGCGGTGGCGCGCGTCCTCGACTTCGCCGGAAACGAGGTCGAGCGCCACTACTACGTCAACGACGCGGGCCGCCAGATGGCGGTGTTCACGTGGGCCTACGAGACGTTCGACGAGGACGACCTCCCCGACCCCGAGCGCGACAAGCCCGACTACGACCTCGTGCGCTACTACCGGAAAGGCAACGAGGTGCTGGAGGAGGGCGACCCCGACGAAGTGGAGGACGCCGAGGCCGAGATACAGGCCATCATGCAGGGGCTGGAGGAGGGCGACGAGGAGACCTACGACCGTGTGCAGGAGGTCGTCGACACCGTGCTGGGCGGGATGCGCGAGACGCTCTCGCGCCTGCCCGCCGAGTTCGACGAGTTCGTCAAGGAGACCCGATTTCTGCGCGACGGGTCGGCCGACGACGTGGTCGAGCGCCTCAAGGCGCTCGATCAGGCCGTCTACGAGGAGGAGGCGTGGCAACTCGAACTCGACGAGTTCGACATCGAGAACAACTTCGTGTTCCTGCGCTCGGACGGGACCACCCTCTACACGACCCGCGACATCGCCCACCACGAGTGGAAGTTCGAGAACTTCGACCGCGCGATAACGGTCATCGGCGAAGACCACCAACTCACCTTCGAACAGCTACGCCGGACGCTCGAACTGCTGGGCCACGACACCGACCGGCTCGACCAGCTGTTCTACTCCTGGGTCAACCTCCCGGGCGGGGAGGGCATGAGCACCCGCGCGGGCACCGGCATCGATCTCGACGACCTGCTCGACGAGGCCATCGACCGCGCCCGCGAGGAGGTCGAGACCCGCATGGACGACCGCATCCGGGACGACGACCTGACCGACGACGACGTAGAGCGCATCGCCCGGCAGGTCGGCATCGGCGCTGTCCGGTACGACATCGTCGCCAAACAGCCGACCAAGGCCATCACCTTCGAGTGGGACCGCGCGCTCGACTTCGAGGCCCAGAGCGCGCCCTACGTCCAGTACGTCCACGCGCGCTGTTGCGGCATCCTCGAAGAGGCCGGAATCGACCCGAGCGAGGCCTCGGCCTCGCTCGGGGAGTTCGACGCCTCCCTGCTCGAAACCGACGCCGAGCGCGAACTGGTCGAGGTCGTCGCGCGGTTCCCCGCGGTCATCGAGGAGGCCGCCGCCGACCTCGAACCCCACGTCGTCGCGACCTACACCCGGGAGTTCGCCGAGACGTTCAACGCCTTCTACCGGGAGTGTCCCGTCCTCGCCGACGACGTGGACGACGACCTGCGCGAGGCGCGCCTCGCGCTGGTCGCGGCCTCGAAGCACGCGGTCGGCAACGCGCTCGGCGTGCTCGGCGTGGCCGCGCCCCGGTCGATGTGA
- the minD gene encoding cell division ATPase MinD, with protein sequence MSDTVYAIASGKGGVGKTTTAINLGAMLADRDHSVVVVDTDLGMANLAGFLDFEVESPTLHEVLADEATAEEAVYAAPGDIDVLPSATDIEAFAKSNPANLRGVVADLREEYDYVLLDTGAGVSYDSLVPLALADAVLLVATPDVASVRDTAKTGELAERVGTEVAGAVLAQRGSDILNADDVEDTLGTEVLAVVPSDEAVPMGIDAGRPLAAFAPNAPAGQAYRDLAAVVTGDAEPDPELELDEGSDAGDDERVDPEQLSAETGPRPGEDPLTGAEVAENVRDAIEGGDSEGLLGGELASAAEELRRESSAGGASTGSGDGPEARGDDREAHESEAREFGGYEREERRGAEGTAEIEDRGTSGAEDRDEGSTASEARSVDDLIDEHISDDRLRDDSDSPDSETDDPLAGVADDDPLTGGGDSLTGGDDPLAGEVSGDTEGADAPDAGGDSLEDEIGDWEAEARREESDGRPESDESGVGPVPFEGDRPDRDDGPGGTPEPTGADVPGGDIPDADGDAVTDDEEWDGDAGLEDDEDSGGVLGRLGSLFR encoded by the coding sequence ATGTCCGACACGGTTTACGCGATAGCGAGCGGCAAGGGAGGTGTCGGAAAGACGACGACCGCCATCAACCTCGGCGCGATGCTGGCCGACCGGGACCACTCGGTCGTCGTGGTCGACACCGACCTCGGGATGGCGAACCTCGCGGGGTTCCTCGACTTCGAGGTCGAGTCGCCGACCCTCCACGAGGTGCTGGCCGACGAGGCGACAGCCGAGGAGGCCGTCTACGCAGCGCCGGGCGACATCGACGTGCTCCCGAGCGCGACCGACATCGAGGCGTTCGCCAAGTCGAATCCCGCGAACCTCCGGGGCGTCGTCGCCGACCTCCGCGAGGAGTACGACTACGTCCTGCTCGACACGGGCGCGGGCGTCAGCTACGACAGCCTCGTCCCGCTGGCGCTGGCCGACGCCGTCCTGCTGGTCGCGACGCCCGACGTGGCGTCGGTCCGTGACACCGCCAAGACCGGCGAACTGGCCGAGCGCGTCGGGACCGAGGTCGCGGGCGCGGTGCTGGCCCAGCGCGGCAGCGACATCCTCAACGCCGACGACGTCGAGGACACCCTCGGCACCGAGGTGCTCGCGGTGGTCCCCTCCGACGAGGCGGTCCCGATGGGCATCGACGCCGGGCGACCGCTGGCGGCGTTCGCCCCGAACGCGCCCGCCGGACAGGCCTACCGGGACCTCGCCGCGGTCGTGACCGGCGACGCCGAACCCGACCCCGAACTCGAACTCGACGAGGGAAGCGACGCGGGCGACGACGAGCGCGTCGACCCCGAACAGCTCTCGGCGGAGACCGGACCCCGACCCGGCGAGGACCCGCTGACCGGCGCGGAGGTCGCCGAGAACGTCCGCGACGCCATCGAGGGCGGCGACTCGGAGGGACTGCTCGGCGGCGAGTTGGCGAGCGCCGCCGAGGAGCTCCGACGGGAGTCGTCGGCGGGCGGAGCCAGCACCGGCTCCGGAGACGGGCCAGAAGCGCGAGGCGACGACCGCGAGGCACACGAGTCGGAGGCACGCGAGTTCGGCGGGTACGAGCGCGAAGAGCGCAGAGGAGCGGAGGGGACGGCCGAAATCGAGGACCGAGGCACGTCCGGGGCCGAGGACCGAGACGAGGGGTCGACCGCGAGCGAGGCAAGAAGCGTCGACGACCTCATCGACGAACACATCAGCGACGACCGACTCCGGGACGACTCCGACTCGCCCGACTCGGAGACGGACGACCCGCTGGCGGGCGTCGCCGACGACGACCCCCTCACCGGCGGAGGTGACTCCCTGACGGGCGGTGACGACCCGCTGGCGGGGGAGGTGTCCGGGGACACCGAAGGGGCCGACGCCCCCGACGCGGGCGGCGATTCGCTGGAGGACGAGATCGGCGACTGGGAAGCGGAGGCCCGGCGGGAGGAATCGGACGGCCGACCGGAGAGCGACGAGTCGGGCGTCGGTCCGGTGCCGTTCGAGGGCGACCGTCCCGACCGCGACGACGGTCCGGGCGGAACTCCCGAGCCGACAGGTGCCGACGTTCCGGGCGGCGATATCCCCGACGCCGACGGCGACGCCGTCACCGATGACGAGGAGTGGGACGGTGACGCCGGTCTGGAGGACGACGAGGACAGCGGCGGGGTCCTCGGTCGTCTCGGGTCGCTATTCAGGTAA
- the prf1 gene encoding peptide chain release factor aRF-1 produces MSEEDEQSDRKKYEFRKVIEDLKDYEGSGTQLVTIYIPPDKQISDVVAHVTQEHSEASNIKSKQTRTNVQDALTSIKDRLRYYDTYPPDNGIVIFSGAIDSGGGRTDMVTKVLEDPPQPIQSFRYHCDSEFLTEPLESMLADKGLYGLVVLDRREANVGWLKGKRVEPVKSASSLVPGKQRKGGQSAQRFARLRLEAIDNFYQEVAEMANDLFVPERENLDGVLVGGPSPTKDEFLDGDYLHHEIQQKVLGKFDVAYTDESGLYDLVDSAEDALADAEVMKDKKEMEEFFKQLHEGDKATYGFEPTRQNLVMGSVDRLLLSEDLRKDVVVYDCGDKEEFEFVDRRKATPDHTCENGSDAEVEEREDAIEYLMNIADQRGTETKFISTDFEKGEQLKSAFGGVAGILRYSTGV; encoded by the coding sequence ATGAGTGAGGAGGACGAGCAGTCCGACAGGAAGAAATACGAGTTCCGGAAGGTCATCGAGGACCTAAAGGACTACGAAGGCTCCGGGACTCAGCTCGTGACCATCTACATCCCGCCGGACAAGCAGATCAGCGACGTGGTCGCCCACGTCACTCAGGAGCACAGCGAGGCGAGCAACATCAAGTCCAAGCAGACCCGGACCAACGTCCAGGACGCGCTCACGTCCATCAAGGACCGCCTGCGCTACTACGACACCTACCCGCCGGACAACGGCATCGTCATCTTCAGCGGCGCAATCGACTCGGGCGGCGGCCGGACCGACATGGTCACCAAGGTGTTAGAGGACCCGCCCCAGCCCATCCAGTCGTTCCGGTATCACTGCGACTCGGAGTTCCTGACCGAACCCCTCGAAAGCATGCTGGCCGACAAGGGGCTGTACGGCCTCGTCGTCCTCGACCGCCGGGAGGCCAACGTCGGGTGGCTCAAGGGCAAGCGCGTCGAACCCGTCAAGTCCGCCTCCTCGCTGGTGCCGGGCAAACAGCGGAAAGGTGGGCAGTCGGCCCAGCGGTTCGCCCGCCTCCGACTCGAAGCCATCGACAACTTCTATCAGGAGGTCGCCGAGATGGCAAACGACCTGTTCGTCCCCGAGCGCGAGAACCTCGACGGCGTGCTCGTCGGCGGCCCCTCCCCGACCAAGGACGAGTTCCTCGACGGCGACTACCTCCACCACGAGATACAGCAGAAGGTCCTCGGAAAGTTCGACGTGGCCTATACCGACGAGTCGGGCCTCTACGACCTCGTGGACAGCGCCGAGGACGCGCTGGCCGACGCCGAGGTGATGAAGGACAAAAAGGAGATGGAGGAGTTCTTCAAGCAACTCCACGAGGGCGACAAGGCGACCTACGGGTTCGAGCCGACCCGACAGAACCTCGTGATGGGGTCGGTCGACCGCCTGCTCCTCAGCGAGGACCTCCGCAAGGACGTGGTGGTCTACGACTGCGGCGACAAAGAGGAGTTCGAGTTCGTCGACCGCCGGAAGGCGACGCCCGACCACACCTGCGAGAACGGCAGCGACGCCGAGGTCGAGGAGCGCGAGGACGCCATCGAGTACCTGATGAACATCGCCGACCAGCGCGGCACCGAGACCAAGTTCATCTCCACCGACTTCGAGAAGGGCGAACAGCTCAAGTCGGCGTTCGGCGGCGTCGCTGGCATCCTTCGATACTCGACGGGCGTCTAA
- a CDS encoding radical SAM protein: MISKGCEQCAEGGKMVLFVYGYCDQRDCFYCPLGENRKNVTDVYANERKVESDEDVIAEAKRMDALGTSITGGEPQEAMEKTCRYLSLLKEEFGEDHHTHLYTGITGGRENMRRLSEAGLDEIRFHPPLELWGEMHGTEWEDILYVAREEGLTPAFEIPGIRAEEEFLEFLDEGAAEFCNVNEFEMSQGNYRRMQEKGFELQDGHMSAVEGSKGILDEMGDHDRVYFCTSVFKDAAQHRNRMKRMARNIRREFDDVTDDGTLVYGKTWATEQRLRELGVPEEFYTVKSEHVELAWWLLEEMVEEGDVEKGEIVEQYPTYDGQVVERTPLA; the protein is encoded by the coding sequence ATGATCTCGAAGGGCTGCGAACAGTGCGCCGAGGGGGGCAAGATGGTCCTGTTCGTCTACGGCTACTGCGACCAGCGGGACTGCTTCTACTGTCCCCTCGGCGAGAACCGCAAGAACGTCACCGACGTGTACGCCAACGAGCGGAAGGTCGAGTCCGACGAGGACGTCATCGCCGAGGCCAAGCGCATGGACGCGCTCGGGACCTCCATCACGGGCGGCGAGCCCCAGGAGGCCATGGAGAAGACGTGTCGGTACCTCTCGCTTCTGAAGGAGGAGTTCGGCGAGGACCACCACACCCACCTCTACACCGGCATCACGGGCGGTCGGGAGAACATGCGCAGGCTCTCGGAGGCCGGACTCGACGAGATTCGGTTCCACCCGCCGCTGGAACTCTGGGGCGAGATGCACGGCACCGAGTGGGAGGACATCCTCTACGTCGCCCGCGAGGAGGGGCTGACCCCCGCCTTCGAGATTCCGGGCATCCGCGCCGAGGAGGAGTTCCTCGAATTCTTGGACGAGGGCGCGGCGGAGTTCTGCAACGTCAACGAGTTCGAGATGAGCCAGGGCAACTACCGCCGGATGCAGGAGAAGGGCTTCGAGCTACAGGACGGCCACATGAGCGCGGTCGAGGGCTCGAAGGGGATTCTCGACGAGATGGGCGACCACGACCGGGTCTACTTCTGCACCTCGGTGTTCAAGGACGCCGCCCAGCACCGCAACCGCATGAAGCGGATGGCTCGGAACATCCGCCGGGAGTTCGACGACGTGACCGACGACGGCACTCTCGTCTACGGCAAGACGTGGGCGACCGAACAGCGCCTGCGGGAACTCGGCGTCCCCGAGGAGTTCTACACGGTCAAGTCCGAGCACGTCGAACTCGCGTGGTGGCTGCTCGAAGAGATGGTCGAGGAGGGCGACGTCGAGAAGGGCGAGATCGTCGAGCAGTACCCGACCTACGACGGCCAAGTGGTCGAGCGGACGCCGCTGGCCTGA
- a CDS encoding DUF373 family protein, with the protein MLLVLCVDLDDDLGRKTDFDTPVVGRDEVEDAAVALATADPEDSDVNVLFEGVHLADRIDDENVEVAVVTGEEGSDVAANRAVGDEVDEVLAGLSTSEEVRAVIVTDGAQDESVIPVIRSRVPVDAVRRVVVRQAQDLESMYYTMKQVLDDPETRGTILVPLGILLLIYPLAVVSDWVGLPGAAVFGFTSGLLGLYVLGRGLGVERLLDSAAEKARNGLYAGRVTLITYVVAAALLVIGGVRGVEMLETVQADATDPVGPLRVLAALVYGAVTWFTAAGITTSLGQITDEYLADRFRWRYLNAPFYVVAIAVVLHAVSAYFLGRVPLTYLAVMLTVGTLLGLSSTLAFAIAESRRSRRAEQVS; encoded by the coding sequence ATGTTGCTGGTCCTGTGCGTGGACCTCGACGACGACCTCGGCCGGAAGACCGACTTCGACACCCCCGTCGTCGGCCGCGACGAGGTCGAGGACGCCGCGGTAGCGCTGGCGACCGCCGACCCCGAGGACAGCGACGTGAACGTCCTGTTCGAGGGCGTCCACCTCGCCGACCGCATCGACGACGAGAACGTGGAGGTCGCGGTCGTCACGGGCGAGGAGGGGAGCGACGTCGCCGCGAACCGGGCGGTCGGCGACGAGGTCGACGAGGTGCTGGCGGGTCTCTCGACCAGCGAAGAGGTCCGGGCGGTCATCGTCACCGACGGCGCGCAGGACGAGAGCGTCATCCCGGTCATCCGCTCGCGGGTGCCCGTCGACGCGGTCCGCCGGGTGGTCGTCCGGCAGGCTCAGGACCTCGAATCGATGTACTACACCATGAAACAGGTCCTCGACGACCCCGAGACGCGGGGCACCATCCTCGTCCCCCTCGGTATCCTGTTGCTCATCTACCCGCTCGCGGTCGTCTCCGACTGGGTCGGCCTGCCCGGCGCGGCCGTCTTCGGGTTCACCTCCGGACTGCTCGGCCTCTACGTCCTCGGGCGGGGACTGGGAGTCGAGCGACTCCTCGACAGCGCGGCCGAGAAGGCCAGAAACGGCCTCTACGCCGGTCGGGTCACGCTCATCACCTACGTCGTCGCGGCCGCCCTGCTGGTCATCGGCGGCGTTCGGGGCGTCGAGATGCTCGAGACCGTCCAGGCCGACGCGACCGACCCCGTCGGCCCCCTCCGGGTACTCGCGGCGCTCGTCTACGGCGCGGTAACGTGGTTCACCGCGGCGGGCATCACCACCAGCCTCGGCCAGATAACCGACGAGTACCTGGCCGACCGCTTCCGGTGGCGCTACCTCAACGCGCCGTTCTACGTCGTCGCCATCGCGGTCGTCCTCCACGCCGTCAGCGCCTACTTCCTCGGGCGGGTCCCCCTGACCTACCTCGCGGTGATGCTCACCGTCGGCACCCTGCTGGGGCTGTCGAGCACGCTCGCGTTCGCCATCGCGGAGTCACGGCGGTCCCGGCGGGCCGAGCAGGTCAGCTAG